The proteins below are encoded in one region of Thermovirga sp.:
- a CDS encoding NYN domain-containing protein has product MVVESERQRNLAVLIDADNTSPSVIEYLFAEIAKYGMASVKRIYGDWTSPYLKGWKEVLLTYAIHPIQQFHYTVGKNATDSAMIIDAMDLLYSNRFNGFCLVSSDSDFTRLATRIREGGITVYGFGKKGTPNAFVSACDKFIYTEILEKQAEEDESEHPTGEEEQATKKKQTPKLLRGDTKLTNLLRNSVDAVADEDGWAAL; this is encoded by the coding sequence ATGGTCGTGGAATCCGAAAGGCAACGAAACCTGGCAGTGCTCATCGACGCGGACAACACGTCCCCCTCGGTGATCGAGTACCTTTTCGCCGAGATAGCCAAATACGGCATGGCCAGCGTGAAGAGGATATACGGGGACTGGACCTCGCCTTACCTGAAGGGATGGAAGGAAGTCCTGCTGACCTACGCCATCCACCCCATCCAGCAGTTCCACTACACCGTAGGCAAGAACGCCACCGACAGCGCCATGATCATCGACGCCATGGACCTGCTCTACTCAAACCGTTTTAACGGCTTCTGCCTGGTCTCCAGCGACAGCGACTTCACCCGCTTGGCGACCCGCATCAGGGAAGGCGGGATCACCGTTTACGGGTTCGGGAAGAAGGGCACCCCCAACGCCTTCGTCAGCGCCTGCGACAAGTTCATCTACACCGAGATCCTGGAAAAGCAGGCGGAAGAGGACGAGTCGGAGCATCCCACCGGGGAAGAGGAACAGGCGACAAAAAAGAAACAGACCCCGAAACTGCTCAGGGGCGACACGAAATTGACTAACCTTCTCCGCAACAGCGTCGACGCCGTCGCCGACGAGGACGGGTGGGCCGCCCT